The genomic DNA AACGACAAGGGCGGTCGCGCGCAGGTGCTGCCTGAGGCGCTGACACATGCGCAGATCAATGCGGAGCTCGGCGGCGACTCCGACTACACGCGCGCTGTCGACACGTTCCTGCACTCGCTAGGCCTGCCTTGATCGGCGCAGCCTAACGAATGAAGTAACTGCGCAGCGCCCATGCTGCCTGCGGTGTGGGCGTGTCGATCAAGCGGCCGAGCAGGGCGATCTGCCGTTGACAGAGTTGTCCTGCCACCGGGCTTCCCGTGACATGTTGGCCGGCCAGGATCGCCTGCCGCTGCGCCATCATCAGCTGCGTGCCCTCCGACCGCTCGTGGTCGCTGATCTTCGTCCCGAGTGGTGCGGAAAACAGTGCGTCGTACGCGGTGCCGGTACCGATGTAGAAATCGGTATTGACGTGCTTGAGTTCGACGCCGGTGCCATCCAGGTAATGGTCGCAGGTCAGCAGCGATTCCTTGTCGCGTATCATCTCCAACTGGTCGCGATAGCGCACGGCAAACGAGCGTACAGCCGCATCCGGTGCGCGTGCCATCGCCACGGCGCGTCCGCCGCGCAAGGTTTGCCAGAGATTGGCGCGGTAGCTTTCGATGCGCTGCGCCCGCGTCGCCTGACGCAGGATCGCCATGTTGCGTTCGGCCCAGGCGTTGTAGATATCGGGTTGCTGGCTGCGCAGGTGCTCGAACGCGACGCCGATATTGCGCATCGTCGGTTCCTTTCGATACGCATACAGAAACTGCTCGCCATGCCAGTCGTGTTCGCCGATGACACGGTCGTCGATCGCCACGCCGGTAATGATGTGATTGGCAAACAGCGTATTGCCGTCCGGGACCCAAACATCACCGCCTTGTTTGGCAAATGCCATGTCGATAAAGCTTTGCGACGCACCGAGCTTACTCATGAATCCCTTGAAGCTATCCTGCTGCGTGTTCACCATCGTTTTCGAATAATTGCTGTCGATGATCGAACGCATCTGGTGGAAACCCATTTCCGCGTTCGGTCCGACCAGCCGTTGACTGGCGCCGACGAACGCCAAGGTGCAGGCGCTGGCACATAGATGATCGACCTCGACCACGATATCGCTGTGCGCAGCGAGATAGTCATGTAGCTGCATGCCGTTGTCGACGTCGCCGCCACGGCTGTCCAGCAGTAGGTGACGCTGTTCGGGATACTTGGCAAAAGCCGCCTGTACCGCGTCGGCGAACCCGATCCCCATCGTGCCCTTGGCCAGGATTCCCTTGCCATTGGGCGCAAGGCCGACGGTAAAGTCGCTCATGCTGCGCTGCTCGACGGCAGCGCGAGCAATCATCTGAAAGCTCTTGACCGTAGTGATGCCGCTACCGATCGTGCCCAGCACGACGAAAATCATCACGATGTTGACCACGACCGCCCAGCCGCTGCCGCTCAGGGCCGCCGAGCGGAACGTGCCGACGACCTGCCACACGGTCACAACGAGGCGCAAAGGCGTATAGATCGCCAGCAGAACCAGGAGCGAGGTCAATGAAAGGTGCTGGGCGCGCAACAGCGGGATCATCATGGTTTCCACGATCAGCAGGAGAAAGCCGATCAGGAAGACGTTGATCCAATACGATTGTGCCAGTGGCAGTTCGCCGCGCCAGTGTGCGCCGATATAGCTTGATTTCCCGCGCGCCGCCGCGGTGCGCGGATGCGCGTAGTCCTTTGGTACTGGCGGCGGCAGTGCCGGCGGTTCGTCGAATACCGCGGACGTGAAATCGATGGTCGGTTCGGGGCGGTCCTGCGGAATCACGCGCGCGTTCCTCCAGGCTGAAACACCGCCGCGTGGTGCGCGGCGGTGTCGTCATGGCTTAGTTGGCTTTCTTGCCCTTGAACAACTTGGCGAAGACACCGCCGATAGCGGCGATGCCGATCACGATGAACTTCTTCAACGCCAGCAGGAGCACGCCCAGCTTGGCGAACAGACCGGCCTTCGCCGCAATGCCGCCAGCGACCAGCGCGCCGATGCCATAGGCAGCGAGCTTGTCGGTGCTGGAGTTGTAGTCGGTGTAACGATTGCCCGCATCGAACTCGGCCATCGACACCACGTCGGGCATATCCGCGCGCACCTGCGCCAGCTCAGCCATCGGTGCCACTGCGTTGAGCGAGAGATAGCCGTGGCGACCCAGTACGCGGATGGCGTAGTTGAGCGTGCTGCTTTCGTCCTTGCCGTCGGCGCCGCTGAACTTCAGGTTGCGCGCCCAGTACAGTTTGTGCGACGAGCTGTCGTAACGCGGCGGTTCGGCCCAGCCCACCAGTTCGATTGCCGGATAGCCCTGCTTGAGGCGCTCTGGATTTTCATCCTTGGTGGCCTGCTGCATGTCCTTGAGCATGTCGCTGTAATCGATCTTGGCGGCATCCTCGTCCGACACGTAGCCGTCGGCGGAATAGGTCACCACCACCGCCCACGCTTTCTCGTCGAGTAAGATCTTCGGATCGGTGCTGGGCAGGATCATGCCCAGTACTTCCTTATCGGGCGGGTTGTCCCACAGCTGGGTCAGCACGCGCTGTGCGTCGTCGGCACCGAGGTAGCTGTAGTTGCTGCCGAGCTTCAGGGTCGCCTGTGCCTCGGGCACATTGACGTCGCCGGTCTTCGGGTGCAGCGTTTTCAGAAAGGCCTCGACCTTGGCATCGCCCTGGTCGTCAGCGGTATCGGCATGGGTGGCGGGCGAAAAGGCGAACGCGGCCAGCAGGCCTAGCGCGGCCAGAAAGGACTTGCTTGTCATGATTTTCCCTGATTAACGTGAGAGGGCCGTTCCCCCACGGCGCGGCCCTGCGCGTCTTTTTATCAGGCCGGCCGTGTCCGCGCCAGTTCCCGCCCTTGGGGCTTACTTTGCCGGAGTGGCCGGCGGCGAGCGCTCGAAGCTGCCGGCATCGCCCGGAAACACCACCGGGCTCTGGTAGCCGTCGGCGGAGACTGCCGAGACCCCAAAGAACCAGTCGTCGATCACCACATCCTTGAGGACGGTCTTGTCGGTCGCGCCCACCAGGCGGCTGTGCTGCCACTGCGGCGCCGTCGTATCGCGCCAATGCACGATGTAGCCGGCGGCGTCGGGCTGCTTCTTCCATTGCACGGTGGTATCGCTGCTTACCGCGCCGTCGATGGCGACACCGGTCGGCGGCGCCGGGGCGCGGCTCAGCGAGGCCATAGCGATGGTATTGAGCGCCGTCACGCGGGCCAGATAGCGAAAATCCACGCCGTCGATGGTGTCGCCGTAATGCACGCCATTTTCGGTACGCAGGTCCTGGTGCTGGCGGGTGTAATCCTCGTGAGCCTCGGTGACACGCACGGCCGGATAGCCGGCTTCGAGAAAGGACACCTGATCGCCGCCGCGCCCGAAGCGATCGGTGCGATAGACCATCATCACGTGCAGGTCGGGCATATAGTCGTTGGCGAGCCGTTCCATATAACGCGCGATATTGCGTGAGGGCGAGTCCACTTCGCCGCCGTGATAGCGGCGGAAATTGGCCTGCTTGTCGGTTTCGTTGCTCTTGGTGCCTTCGGAGAACACGCGCACCGTGGTGTTATCGCTCACGCCGTTCTGGCCGTGGCTATTGCCGACGATATCGTTGTTGAGATCGGCCTCGACCTGCCAGCCTTGCGCTGTCGCGTAGTCGGCCAGGACCTTGCCGCCATACAGGCCTTGTTCTTCGCCCGATAGCGCGGCAAATACCAACGTGGCCTGGTTATCGCCCTTCGATAGCAGACGTGCCGCTTCGATCAGCGCCGCCACGCCGGAGGCATCGTCGTTGGCACCGGGCGCGTCGCTGGTGGCGTTCATCACGTCGGTGACGCGCGAGTCCAGATGGCCGGTCATCACGATGACGCGTTTCGGATCGCCCTTGCCGCGCTTGATCGCGACCACGTCCATCACTTCGGTGGGTTGCGGCACACGTTTGCCGCTGAAGCTTTGCGATGGCGTGACCACTTCGATGCAGCCGCCGCATTCGCGCGAAATCGCT from Dyella sp. GSA-30 includes the following:
- a CDS encoding DUF2167 domain-containing protein, producing the protein MTSKSFLAALGLLAAFAFSPATHADTADDQGDAKVEAFLKTLHPKTGDVNVPEAQATLKLGSNYSYLGADDAQRVLTQLWDNPPDKEVLGMILPSTDPKILLDEKAWAVVVTYSADGYVSDEDAAKIDYSDMLKDMQQATKDENPERLKQGYPAIELVGWAEPPRYDSSSHKLYWARNLKFSGADGKDESSTLNYAIRVLGRHGYLSLNAVAPMAELAQVRADMPDVVSMAEFDAGNRYTDYNSSTDKLAAYGIGALVAGGIAAKAGLFAKLGVLLLALKKFIVIGIAAIGGVFAKLFKGKKAN
- a CDS encoding M28 family metallopeptidase, with the translated sequence MRRTALLLLALCAMPAFAADPALPAPREQAALHALATAPSEAELRATIEKLIGFGTRHTMSDTTSDTRGIGAARRWVKTRFEAISRECGGCIEVVTPSQSFSGKRVPQPTEVMDVVAIKRGKGDPKRVIVMTGHLDSRVTDVMNATSDAPGANDDASGVAALIEAARLLSKGDNQATLVFAALSGEEQGLYGGKVLADYATAQGWQVEADLNNDIVGNSHGQNGVSDNTTVRVFSEGTKSNETDKQANFRRYHGGEVDSPSRNIARYMERLANDYMPDLHVMMVYRTDRFGRGGDQVSFLEAGYPAVRVTEAHEDYTRQHQDLRTENGVHYGDTIDGVDFRYLARVTALNTIAMASLSRAPAPPTGVAIDGAVSSDTTVQWKKQPDAAGYIVHWRDTTAPQWQHSRLVGATDKTVLKDVVIDDWFFGVSAVSADGYQSPVVFPGDAGSFERSPPATPAK